In Leptolyngbya subtilissima AS-A7, the sequence AGACTTCTCTCGCTGGCGGGCTGCCCTGCCTTTTTTGGTAGCCTTACTGGTCATCCTGCTCAGCCACGAAGCCGGCCACTGGATTGCCGCCCGACGCCACGGAGTACGCCTCAGCCCACCCTTCCTCATCCCCGCCTGGCAAATTGGAGCCTTTGGCAGTCTCACTCGATTTGAGTCCCTGCTGCCCAACCGCAGCGTGTTGTTTGACATCTCCCTAGCCGGGCCTGCTGCTGGAGGCATCGTTTCCTTGGCCATGCTGGTGGGCGGGCTGTTGTTGTCGCACCCCGGCAGTGTCTTTCAAATTCCCTCCGAGTTCTTTCAAGGGTCGGTGCTGATCGGGGCCTTGGCTAAGGTAGTGTTGGGTTCAGCGCTGCGAGAGCCCTTGGTGGATATTCACCCGCTCACCATCATGGGCTGGCTAGGACTGGTAATTACCGCCCTCAATTTAATGCCAGCCGGGCAGCTCGATGGTGGTCGCATGGTGCAGGCCATCTACGGCCGCAAAACCGCCAATCGCACGACGGTGTTTACCCTGGTAGTGCTGGCCCTGGTAGCGTTGGCCAACCCCCTAGCCCTCTACTGGGCTGGGGTGATTGTGATCTTGCAGCGCACCCTAGAGCGCCCCTGCCTCAACGATATTTCTGAACCCAACGACGCCCGCGCCGCCCTCGGTCTGCTGGCCTTGTTTTTAGCCCTGACGGTGCTGCTGCCTCTCACCCCCAGCCTGGCCGGTCGCTTAGGAATTGGAGCGTGATGGAGTGGGGAGTAAGGGGTAAGGGGGTAGATTGTTCAGCCATCAGCCACTTACCCACCCATCCACTCCCTACTCCCCACCCCTTACACCACCGGCTCCACCTGAATTTCCCCCAGTCGTTGGGCTAGATAGGCAGCGGCAGTGATCGGAGGAAATTGAGGCGTTCCCCCAGTGCGATCGATCAAACTACCTACCGGGGTCAGGTCAATCTCGGGACGGGGATGGACAAAGAACGGCATTGATAGGCGGGCCTGGTTGCTGGGTTGAGGATTGACCACCCGATGGGTAGTGCTTCTAAACAGGCCATTGGTGAGGTTTTGCAGCATGTCGCCAGTATCCACCACGATCTGACCGGGGGTGGTTTTGACGGGCAGCCAATGCCCATCCTGGGTAAGAATTTCGAGCCCTGGGGCGGTAGCCTCGCAAAGCAGGGTAATGAGATTGATATCCTCGTGGGGGGCGGCTCGCAGACTACCGGCGGCAGGTTGGCCCACGGGCGGGTAATGGGCCAAGCGCAGCACTGTGTTGCCCCCACGGGCCATGTCCACTAACCAGTTGCTGGGCTGGTCTAGATAGTCGCTGCAGGCTGCCAGCAGGACTTCTGCGCAGGCCATGAGCTGCTCATATAGGCGGGTAATCACTGGGCGAAAGGAGGGCACCTCCTGGGGCCAGGGCGAATCGGTAGCAGTGAGACTGTAGCGGTTGACGTGCCAAAATTCTTTGAGATCGGGTGAGGTGTAGCCCTTAGCCTGCTCACTGCCAAAGCTTGAGAAGCCCCCGCCGCCATGCTGGGTTAGGGAGTACTGGGTTTTAGCAGCATCGGGTAGGGCAAAGAACTCAGCAGCTACTTGGTAAGCTCGCCGCACCACCTCCGGCGACACCGGGTGGGGCTCCAAAATAAAGAAGCCAATGTCCTCTAGGGCCTGGCCCAGGGTTGCGATCGCCCGCTGTCGCACCGCCGTAGGGCCAATTAAATCTGCGTAAGACACCACAGGAATGGGCGGCGGGGTCATGGTGTGATCCTTGAAGAGGAAAAATAGGTTGGCTGGATTGTAGCAGCCCAGTCAAGGGTCTATAACTGACCCAAAATTGCTGTTTCTCAGCGAGTGGACGACTGCGGATAGCAACCCAAAATTTCGCCAAACTCGGCGATCGAGCGGTTTAATCGACCGAGATGCCCTGGCATAATGCGATAAGGTTGGGCTACATAGCTTGCTAACGCGTTATTGTCTGTGAACAGTCCTGCTAACCCAGAGCCCAGTCCAATGCTGCACATCGGCGACCAGGTATTGACTCCCGCCGATGCTGTGCTCCGGCTACAGCGCTACGGGATGTTGCCCGCGCTGATCAAAGAACTGGTGATTGACCAAGCGATCGCCGCCACCACTCTCACCCCAGAGCAAAGCGCCCAGGCCCTAGACCAGTTTTTGCAGGCCAACCAGGTGACGACCCCAGAGCAGCAGCAGGGGTTTTTAGCCCAGCGGGGGCTGACCGAAGGCGATCTTTTAGCGTTAGCTCAGCGGGCTCGAAAGCTTCAGCAGTATAAGCTCGACACCTGGGGACACCAGGTTGAGTCTTACTTCTTGCAGCGCAAGGGACACCTCGATCGGGTTCTGTACTCCCTGATTCGCACCCGCGATGCGGGCTTGGCTCAAGAGCTTTACTTTCGCATCAAAGATGACGGCCAACCCTTAGCCGATCTGGCCCGCCAGTATTCTGAAGGGCAAGAGGCCCAAACCGGTGGCCTCATCGGCCCCGTAGAGCTCTCGGTGCCCCACCCGGCCCTAGCCCGGATTCTCTCCATTAGCCAACCTGAGCAGCTCTGGCCCCCGACCCGCGTCGGCGAGTGGTTTGTGGTGGTGCGCCTAGAGAAATTTTTGCCGGCCCGCTTGGATGATGGCACTCGCCAACGTCTAATCGACGAGCTGTTTAACACCTGGTTAGTTGAGCAAGTGCAGCGGGAGCTTCAGGCCAACGCTATCTTAGGAGCGAGTTCTCTGCCGACAAAGAACGACTAGCGATCGCATCTTTAACTTAGCGAAGGTAAACCTTTGCTAACTACGGAGGTCAAACTTAAGTCGATCGCCCATCATGAACTCGGGGCGCACCTGTAACATTTTGATACGATTGTCCAGACAGCCTAAGGAGGTCAACCATGACCCGCTTTCGACCGATGGACTGGGGAATGGGGGTGCTAATGGCCGCCGCCACCTTCAGTGGTTTAGCTGGTAGAGCCTTGGCAGAAACTCTGCCCCTAAACAATCCGGCAGAGCCTGAAGAGGCTGCTCCGTCAATTATTCAAAGGTTACGAGAGCCTGGACTAGGCACAGCTGAGGAAAGTTTTCCTGAGGCCTATGTGCTGGGACCAGGCGATCGCATCCGCATCGATATTTTCAACATTCCAGAGTTCAGCGGCCCCGAAAACGGCATTCACGAGGTGCTGGTCGATGGCACATTGTCCCTTCCCATGGCTGGGGTAGTAGCCGTGCAAGGGCTGACCTTAGCCGAAACTCAAGCGGCCTTAGTCGACAGCTATGCCCCATTGCTGACCCGGCCGCCCCAGCTCACTGTCACACTGCTGTCGGTCCGCCCGGTGCGGGTGGTGGTGGCTGGCGAAGTCAACCGCCCTGGTACCTACACCATTGAGCTAGAGGCCGAAGCCAGCGGGGGCAGCGCCGGGGCCGGTCGCCAGTGGCCCACCCTCACCCAGGTGATTCAGGAAGCGGGGGGCATTACCCAGCAGGCCAACATTAAAGATATTCAGGTGCGGCGGCCCCAGCGCCAGGGTGAGGCCGTTCTCACTACCAGTCTGTGGGAGCTAATTCGCACCGGCGACATTAGCCAAGATGTGCGTCTGCGCGACGGCGACACCATTGTGATTCCCAAAGCCGTAGCGATCGTGCCCGAGGAGTCAGTGGCGATTTCTAGCGCCAACTTTTCTCCAGAGGAAATACCAGTGCAGGTAGTTGGTGAAGTAGCACGCCCCGGCGGGGTAACGCTGCCCGCTAACTCCACCCTGAATCAGGCCATTCTGGCCGCAGGCGGATTTCAGCGCAGTCGGGCCCGGAATTCCACGGTAGAGCTAGTCCGGCTCAACCCCGATGGCAGCGTTGACCAACGCACCGTGAACGTCGATCTATCTGCGGCTGCTAACGACACCACTAACCCGATATTGCGTCCCAACGACGTAGTGATTGTGGACCGCAATATCGCCGCCGCCGCTGGCGACACCCTAGGAC encodes:
- a CDS encoding isopenicillin N synthase family dioxygenase gives rise to the protein MTPPPIPVVSYADLIGPTAVRQRAIATLGQALEDIGFFILEPHPVSPEVVRRAYQVAAEFFALPDAAKTQYSLTQHGGGGFSSFGSEQAKGYTSPDLKEFWHVNRYSLTATDSPWPQEVPSFRPVITRLYEQLMACAEVLLAACSDYLDQPSNWLVDMARGGNTVLRLAHYPPVGQPAAGSLRAAPHEDINLITLLCEATAPGLEILTQDGHWLPVKTTPGQIVVDTGDMLQNLTNGLFRSTTHRVVNPQPSNQARLSMPFFVHPRPEIDLTPVGSLIDRTGGTPQFPPITAAAYLAQRLGEIQVEPVV
- a CDS encoding SLBB domain-containing protein, with translation MTRFRPMDWGMGVLMAAATFSGLAGRALAETLPLNNPAEPEEAAPSIIQRLREPGLGTAEESFPEAYVLGPGDRIRIDIFNIPEFSGPENGIHEVLVDGTLSLPMAGVVAVQGLTLAETQAALVDSYAPLLTRPPQLTVTLLSVRPVRVVVAGEVNRPGTYTIELEAEASGGSAGAGRQWPTLTQVIQEAGGITQQANIKDIQVRRPQRQGEAVLTTSLWELIRTGDISQDVRLRDGDTIVIPKAVAIVPEESVAISSANFSPEEIPVQVVGEVARPGGVTLPANSTLNQAILAAGGFQRSRARNSTVELVRLNPDGSVDQRTVNVDLSAAANDTTNPILRPNDVVIVDRNIAAAAGDTLGLFLSPFTSLTTVLRILGF
- a CDS encoding peptidylprolyl isomerase translates to MNSPANPEPSPMLHIGDQVLTPADAVLRLQRYGMLPALIKELVIDQAIAATTLTPEQSAQALDQFLQANQVTTPEQQQGFLAQRGLTEGDLLALAQRARKLQQYKLDTWGHQVESYFLQRKGHLDRVLYSLIRTRDAGLAQELYFRIKDDGQPLADLARQYSEGQEAQTGGLIGPVELSVPHPALARILSISQPEQLWPPTRVGEWFVVVRLEKFLPARLDDGTRQRLIDELFNTWLVEQVQRELQANAILGASSLPTKND